One region of Corvus moneduloides isolate bCorMon1 chromosome 1, bCorMon1.pri, whole genome shotgun sequence genomic DNA includes:
- the LOC116447520 gene encoding serpin B6-like: MESLCAANTTFSLELLRKLCEKKSGQNVFFSPLSISSALSMVLLGSRGSTEAQITKVLSLNNAQDAHNGYQSLLSEINDPNTKYILRTANRLYGEKTFEFLPSFIESSEKSYHAGLEQTDFMHAWEDSRKQINGWVEERTEGRIQNLLAEGIVNSLTRLVLVNAIYFKGSWEKQFGKERTTERPFRINKNETRPVQMMFKKDTFNMTYIGDFQTKILELPYVGNELSMIILLPDAIQDGSTGLERLERELTYEKLTDWINPEMMDSTEVRVSLPRFKLEESYDLKPLLRSMGMPDAFDSGKADFSGISSGNELVLSEVVHKSFVDVNEEGTEAAAATAAVMMMRCAMIVPEFTADHPFLFFIRHNKTSSILFCGRFCCP; encoded by the exons ATGGAAAGCCTCTGTGCAGCAAACACCACTTTTTCTCTGGAGCTCTTAAGAAAGCTGTGTGAGAAGAAAAGTGGGCAGAATGTGTTCTTTTCGCCACTGagtatttcttctgctttgtccATGGTTTTGCTGGGTTCAAGAGGTAGCACTGAAGCCCAAATAACAAAG GTGCTTTCTCTGAACAATGCCCAGGATGCTCACAATGGGTATCAATCCCTTCTCTCTGAAATTAATGATCCAAACACCAAATACATCCTGAGAACTGCAAACCGGCTCTATGGAGAAAAGACATTTGAGTTCCTTCCA TCATTTATAGAGTCGAGTGAGAAATCCTACCATGCTGGCCTAGAGCAGACCGACTTCATGCATGCTTGGGAGGATTCCAGGAAACAAATCAATGGCTGGGTAGAGGAAAGGACTGAAG GTAGAATCCAGAACCTGTTGGCAGAGGGGATTGTGAATTCCCTGACCAGGCTTGTGCTGGTGAATGCCATCTATTTCAAaggcagctgggaaaagcagttcGGCAAAGAGAGAACCACAGAAAGGCCATTCCGAATTAATAAG AATGAAACCAGACCTGTGCAGATGATGTTCAAGAAGGACACATTTAACATGACCTATATTGGGGACTTCCAGACCAAAATCCTTGAGCTCCCTTATGTGGGTAATGAATTGAGCATGATCATCCTGCTCCCTGATGCAATCCAGGATGGATCCACAGGCTTGGAAAGA ctggaaaGAGAACTTACATATGAGAAGCTAACAGATTGGATCAATCCTGAAATGATGGACTCTACAGAGGTGAGGGTGTCTTTACCCAGATTTAAACTGGAAGAAAGTTATGATCTGAAACCCCTTCTGCGCAGCATGGGAATGCCTGATGCATTTGACTCGGGGAAGGCAGACTTCTCGGGAATCTCATCTGGCAACGAGCTGGTGCTCTCTGAAGTGGTTCACAAGTCCTTTGTGGATGTCAACGAAGAAGGCACTGAAGcggctgctgccacagctgcagtgaTGATGATGCGCTGTGCGATGATCGTTCCAGAATTTACTGCTGATCatcccttcctcttcttcatccGGCACAACAAAACTTCCAGCATTCTGTTCTGTGGCAGATTTTGCTGTCCCTAA